The genomic DNA GGGGGCGAATAAGGTTTCGACGGGAGTATGATGCTAAGAATAGCGAGCCGTTGACGCCAAACAACGTAAAAATTGGCAACTAATTTAAACGCAAACGATAATAATTACGCATTAGCTGCCTAATTAGGACAGCACGTCTTACCTGAGAATCCCACGACTTGGGATAAGGCGCCAATTTAGTGGGGACCTGCTATAGGTTTTCTCCAGCCTATAGTAGACTTTCGGAGATAGTCGACTATAAAGTTTGCTACTGGACGTTATAGAAGGCGAATAAAAAAGCAGTAGCTGCGCTCGGAGAAATTCTTAGACGAGTATTTTCGGACGTGGGTTCGATTCCCACCGCCTCCACCATTATATATAAATAAAAGCCTTGATTAGTAATTACTAGTCAAGGCACTTTTATAATTCCATGAAGCAATATAGAATTACTCTTTTTGTTGTCTAATATACTATATTTATAATATTATAAAATACATGAATGTCATCCGATTATAATTTTATTTGTTAACATTATATTTTATAATAAATAATAAAATGACTTTTAATTAATAGTTAGCGACAAGGAGGAATTATTTTTGATAAAGTTAGTAGCTATAGATATTGATGGGACTTTGATAGGTGATGATTTTAAAATAGGACTAAAGACTGAGAGGAAAATAAGAAAATTAATAGATAAAGGTATATTGGTAACTTTAGTAACTGGTAGAACTTATACAGCTTCAAAACAATTTTCAGATATATTAGGTATAGATATTCCGTTAGTAGTTTATAATGGTGGTATTATAGCTAATTCTGAAACTAAAGATATTCTATATGAGAAGAAAATTCCTCTAGAAGAATCAAAAAATATAATAAAATTTGCTGAGGATAGAGGAATATATGTAAAAGCTTATATTGATGATATTCTTTATATAGAAAAAATGGATGAGAGAACTAGAAATTTTATAGAACATCATGAGGTTAAATGGGTAGAATTAGGACAATCATTAAGTGAAAAATTACCAGCTGGAGCTAATATGATAGTTACAATA from Tissierellales bacterium includes the following:
- a CDS encoding Cof-type HAD-IIB family hydrolase; translated protein: MIKLVAIDIDGTLIGDDFKIGLKTERKIRKLIDKGILVTLVTGRTYTASKQFSDILGIDIPLVVYNGGIIANSETKDILYEKKIPLEESKNIIKFAEDRGIYVKAYIDDILYIEKMDERTRNFIEHHEVKWVELGQSLSEKLPAGANMIVTISEETDMKELYNKIKTKNSVKTMSTQNSIEYIPKNVSKGEGVKYLARKYNINRDEILAIGNSLNDLAMIEYAGIGVAMKNSDPMLLDRWNNISEYSNNEDGVYYVLEKYII